A window from Streptomyces sp. NBC_00271 encodes these proteins:
- a CDS encoding DUF3761 domain-containing protein: MATDAAAATCARHTTGVCKANSPHPRKATAKCKDGTWSHSAHARGTYSHHRGVKYWYREIPVRMKPPAAPPGRGLHARRQVT; the protein is encoded by the coding sequence GTGGCGACCGACGCAGCAGCGGCGACGTGCGCCCGGCACACCACGGGCGTCTGCAAGGCCAACTCGCCACATCCGCGCAAGGCAACGGCGAAGTGCAAGGACGGCACCTGGTCCCACAGCGCCCACGCCCGCGGCACCTACTCGCACCACCGAGGCGTCAAGTACTGGTACCGGGAGATCCCAGTCCGCATGAAGCCCCCGGCCGCGCCCCCAGGTCGGGGGCTTCATGCTCGGCGGCAGGTCACCTGA